The genomic stretch CGCGCGGTCAGCACCTGGTCGATGCCGGCGACGGTGTGCAGCGCGGTCAACTCGTCGTCGTCGAGCGGATTGCCGGTCTGCTCCTCGATGGCGAGCGCGAGCCGGATCAGGTCGCCGGAGTTCAGCCCGGCCGTCGTCAGATCGTCGTCACGGCCGATGCCGTCGAGCAGTTCGGGCAGGTCGACGAACTCCAGCAGGAGCGCGTGGCCCGGGGTGAGCTGGTCGGACATGGGAGTTCCCCTAGAGGTGATGAGGCGGGTGGAGGCCCGGCGGGGCCCGGGTGGCCGTGGGCCCCGCCGGAGTTGGGGTGGTGCTCAGCGACCGACGTCCGCGGGCTCACGCC from Streptomyces davaonensis JCM 4913 encodes the following:
- a CDS encoding phosphopantetheine-binding protein, with translation MSDQLTPGHALLLEFVDLPELLDGIGRDDDLTTAGLNSGDLIRLALAIEEQTGNPLDDDELTALHTVAGIDQVLTARSADVSEAA